A stretch of Desulfobacter hydrogenophilus DNA encodes these proteins:
- a CDS encoding iron-sulfur cluster assembly scaffold protein, with the protein MSNLDAFLDKLQEEIFDEAKQALGERGFDRWRNPKHNGRMENPDGWGRVIGECGDTMEIYLKFKDNQVADASYFTDGCASSMVSGSFAAELTLGKTPEELTDITADQILALIGRLPDDDIHCTTLAARTIQAAVDNYMGTIVKKV; encoded by the coding sequence GTGAGCAATCTTGACGCATTTCTGGACAAGCTCCAGGAGGAAATATTTGATGAGGCAAAACAGGCCCTGGGTGAAAGGGGCTTTGACCGCTGGAGAAACCCCAAACACAACGGCCGGATGGAAAACCCTGATGGATGGGGCCGGGTGATCGGAGAGTGCGGGGATACCATGGAAATATATCTTAAATTCAAGGATAACCAGGTGGCAGACGCGTCCTATTTTACAGATGGGTGCGCTTCTTCCATGGTCAGCGGGTCCTTTGCCGCGGAACTGACCCTGGGCAAAACCCCTGAGGAATTGACCGATATCACCGCCGACCAAATTCTTGCCCTCATTGGCCGGCTGCCGGACGACGACATTCACTGCACCACCCTTGCGGCTCGCACCATCCAGGCCGCCGTGGACAACTACATGGGCACCATAGTGAAAAAAGTTTGA
- a CDS encoding motility protein A, with protein sequence MLQKILPAAGIIVFILLSGTVSELSSIALNIKSNLIILTGAFVCSLVSYPFRLFSDLFVNVRKAFSGEKTDLNALIKQIEVLASIRRRDGKLVLDQKSKNIDNPFLKMGMEMIADGFDRYTIIKTLERRYDNFLQARRSQADLINTFIKLMPVFGFVGTIIGLINVLSHMGSAELIGKGVATALLTTFYGLLYANIIFLPIAKKLAEKTKHDAMELSLIIEGILDIAEKTNAKAIGYRLRYCIGDYFQDDWTVGRKSQARPMRLPRLHPHPKKQEPMAG encoded by the coding sequence ATGCTCCAGAAAATACTTCCGGCCGCAGGTATTATCGTGTTTATACTGCTGTCAGGAACCGTATCCGAACTATCGTCCATTGCTTTGAACATCAAAAGCAACTTAATCATCCTTACCGGGGCATTTGTCTGTTCCCTGGTGTCGTATCCCTTTCGCCTGTTTTCAGATCTTTTCGTCAATGTCCGCAAAGCATTTTCCGGGGAAAAGACCGATCTGAATGCCCTCATAAAACAGATCGAAGTGTTGGCCTCAATCCGGCGGCGGGACGGAAAACTGGTACTGGATCAAAAATCCAAAAACATTGACAATCCATTCCTTAAAATGGGCATGGAAATGATTGCGGACGGATTTGACAGATATACGATTATTAAGACCCTTGAGCGCAGATATGACAATTTTCTGCAGGCCCGGCGATCCCAGGCAGACCTGATAAATACCTTTATCAAGCTGATGCCGGTTTTTGGTTTTGTGGGCACCATCATTGGTCTGATCAATGTATTGAGCCATATGGGGTCTGCAGAACTGATCGGAAAAGGCGTGGCCACAGCCCTTTTGACCACTTTTTACGGACTGCTCTATGCCAATATCATTTTTCTTCCCATTGCAAAAAAATTGGCAGAAAAAACCAAGCATGACGCCATGGAATTGTCATTGATTATTGAAGGGATTCTGGATATTGCAGAAAAAACCAATGCCAAGGCCATCGGGTATCGCTTAAGATATTGCATTGGCGATTATTTCCAGGATGACTGGACCGTGGGCAGAAAATCCCAGGCACGCCCCATGAGACTACCCCGGCTTCACCCCCACCCTAAAAAACAGGAACCCATGGCAGGCTGA
- a CDS encoding thiamine pyrophosphate-dependent dehydrogenase E1 component subunit alpha, which translates to MKEKQLTSDFQVRLFTRMVLIRTFEEKIVALCRESYQLPGMQILANGQEAVATGVVSALEPDDIIVSNHRSHGHLLARGADLNSLMAEIMAKADGVNHGKAGTLHLSVPEINAPMTSTVVGAGPPLAVGAAFAQQYQALNGVTVVFFGDGAAAEGSVHEAMNLSGIWKLPILFVCENNGWAGAQRFEEHSAARQIHKRAQGYDMPGQSVDGNDVEAVYHLSLELLEHCRSGKGPAFMETMTYRMRGHGEQDHQHYVNPEELEAWALKCPIIRYRRALLNAGILDKNKIQRIEQDAEARVAAAVAFGDASPYPESDTAMTDVFVQAFNS; encoded by the coding sequence ATGAAAGAAAAACAACTAACTTCGGACTTCCAAGTTCGGCTTTTTACCCGCATGGTTTTGATTCGAACGTTCGAGGAAAAAATTGTGGCCCTCTGCCGGGAATCATACCAATTGCCGGGTATGCAGATTTTGGCCAATGGCCAGGAAGCCGTGGCCACGGGTGTTGTGTCAGCCCTTGAACCGGACGACATCATCGTGAGCAATCACCGCAGTCATGGCCATCTATTGGCCAGAGGTGCCGACTTAAATTCGTTGATGGCCGAAATCATGGCCAAGGCAGACGGTGTCAACCATGGCAAGGCCGGCACCCTGCATCTATCCGTTCCTGAGATCAATGCCCCGATGACTTCCACAGTGGTTGGTGCAGGACCTCCTTTGGCCGTTGGGGCTGCCTTTGCCCAGCAATATCAAGCGCTGAACGGCGTGACCGTGGTGTTCTTCGGTGACGGCGCAGCAGCTGAAGGCAGTGTGCACGAAGCAATGAATTTGTCCGGCATCTGGAAATTGCCGATTCTGTTCGTCTGTGAAAACAACGGTTGGGCCGGCGCCCAGCGGTTTGAAGAGCATTCTGCCGCACGCCAAATCCACAAGCGGGCCCAGGGATACGACATGCCCGGCCAGAGTGTGGACGGCAATGACGTGGAGGCGGTCTACCATCTGAGCCTTGAATTACTTGAACACTGCCGCTCAGGAAAGGGGCCGGCGTTTATGGAAACCATGACCTATCGAATGCGCGGCCATGGCGAGCAGGACCACCAGCATTATGTGAATCCGGAGGAGCTGGAAGCGTGGGCCCTCAAGTGCCCGATAATAAGGTATCGCCGGGCGCTTCTCAATGCCGGCATTCTGGATAAAAATAAAATTCAACGTATCGAACAGGATGCCGAAGCTCGCGTTGCAGCGGCTGTTGCCTTTGGAGACGCCAGTCCGTATCCTGAATCTGACACCGCCATGACAGATGTATTTGTCCAGGCGTTCAATAGCTGA
- a CDS encoding OmpA/MotB family protein gives MIPPKNLISELEISELKRLRLKRQSLLEECEPEDSGLWTMLDIMTLILAFFIMLYSNQTHMPQALKIEHVPTEVHRPVETLQTPVKSVKKVHESELDLLTIEDRLHQVMEKSNISNYSVKVAKNRLVLTLGEDISFPSGQAKLLDYIKPALKDMASFFITEPEYRIIVAGHTDNTPIHTAQFPSNWELSAARAMSVAKVLIDCRVAPERINIEGFGQYRPIGDNTHFLGREANRRVEISLVRETEQSKKL, from the coding sequence ATGATACCCCCGAAAAACCTCATATCTGAGCTTGAAATCTCGGAATTAAAGCGGCTTCGGCTAAAACGCCAAAGCCTTCTGGAGGAATGCGAGCCCGAAGATTCGGGGCTGTGGACGATGCTGGATATCATGACCCTGATCCTGGCTTTTTTTATCATGCTCTACAGCAACCAGACCCATATGCCCCAGGCATTAAAAATCGAGCATGTTCCCACAGAGGTACACCGGCCTGTTGAGACACTTCAAACGCCGGTCAAATCCGTGAAAAAAGTTCATGAATCCGAGCTGGATCTTCTCACCATTGAAGACCGGCTACATCAGGTCATGGAAAAATCAAATATTTCAAATTACTCTGTTAAAGTCGCAAAAAACAGACTTGTTCTGACCCTGGGCGAAGACATCAGTTTTCCTTCCGGCCAAGCCAAACTGCTGGACTACATCAAGCCTGCATTAAAGGATATGGCCTCATTTTTCATAACAGAGCCCGAATACAGAATCATTGTTGCCGGCCATACGGATAACACCCCCATCCATACGGCCCAGTTCCCCTCCAACTGGGAGCTGTCCGCTGCAAGGGCCATGAGTGTTGCCAAAGTCTTAATTGACTGCCGGGTGGCCCCGGAACGGATTAATATCGAAGGATTTGGCCAGTACCGGCCCATTGGGGATAACACGCATTTTCTGGGCAGGGAAGCCAACCGGCGTGTGGAAATATCCCTGGTCAGGGAAACCGAGCAATCAAAAAAATTATAA
- a CDS encoding MFS transporter, producing the protein MNSSDNKPQPRISTSHTIFIVSAVQFLAPFMMSAVGVALPTIGQFYGASAVSLALVEMVYMLAVTLFLLPVGRLADITGRKKIFVLGVALFALATILLPFSPSIDIFIAIRFFQGIGVSCTVSTSVAILSSVVPKEKRGKAMGIIVAFVYLGLSAGPTLAGLMIAWLGWQWIFFASVPLAMAAMILTLTRLKGEWKGAEGESFDWVGSLIYMAALSCLIVGVSHLESHTWASDLMVAGMVCIVGFLIFEYRHPSPILDIRLLLSNRVLAFSNIATWINYAASFGLTFFFSLYLQVVKGMSAQATGFVLVAQPIIQALLSPLSGTLSDKISPSKLSTAGMAICAAGLGFSAFIGQDAETWQVLGVLVIMGFGFAAFSTPNMTTVMGSVRSRHYGIASSLVATMRSIGMLTAMTITTLLLSMFMGNAEVSTATAPGFLKAMHTAFMIFALLSVVGIIFSMARVEQAPGPNRKR; encoded by the coding sequence ATGAACAGCAGCGATAACAAGCCCCAACCCCGAATCTCCACAAGCCACACCATATTTATCGTCTCTGCCGTCCAGTTTCTGGCACCGTTCATGATGTCTGCAGTTGGTGTGGCCCTTCCCACCATTGGCCAATTTTACGGTGCCAGTGCAGTTTCTCTGGCCCTGGTGGAAATGGTCTATATGCTGGCCGTCACCTTGTTTCTTCTTCCCGTCGGCCGGTTGGCCGACATCACGGGACGAAAAAAAATATTTGTATTAGGGGTTGCCTTATTTGCCCTTGCCACGATTCTGCTGCCCTTTTCCCCGTCCATAGACATTTTCATTGCCATTCGGTTTTTCCAGGGCATTGGTGTGTCGTGTACGGTCTCCACTTCCGTGGCGATTCTCTCTTCTGTGGTGCCGAAGGAAAAACGAGGCAAAGCCATGGGCATCATTGTGGCCTTTGTCTACTTGGGGTTGTCCGCCGGTCCCACCCTGGCCGGACTCATGATCGCCTGGCTGGGCTGGCAGTGGATTTTTTTTGCTTCTGTCCCCCTTGCCATGGCTGCCATGATTTTGACCCTAACCCGGCTTAAGGGGGAATGGAAAGGCGCTGAAGGGGAATCCTTTGATTGGGTGGGCAGCCTCATTTATATGGCAGCGCTCTCCTGCCTGATCGTCGGGGTGTCCCACCTTGAAAGCCATACCTGGGCATCGGATCTGATGGTGGCAGGCATGGTCTGCATAGTTGGCTTTTTAATTTTTGAATACAGGCATCCCTCTCCCATCCTGGACATTCGCCTGCTGTTAAGCAACCGGGTTCTGGCCTTCAGCAACATTGCCACATGGATCAACTACGCCGCCTCATTCGGGCTCACATTTTTCTTTTCTTTATACCTGCAGGTGGTTAAAGGCATGTCTGCCCAGGCAACAGGTTTCGTGCTCGTTGCCCAACCGATAATTCAGGCGTTGCTTTCACCTTTATCAGGCACACTTTCAGACAAAATCTCTCCGTCCAAATTATCCACGGCCGGCATGGCCATCTGTGCAGCAGGGCTTGGGTTTTCAGCCTTTATCGGCCAGGATGCCGAAACCTGGCAGGTGCTGGGGGTGTTGGTGATCATGGGGTTTGGATTTGCTGCATTTTCCACACCCAACATGACCACGGTCATGGGATCTGTGAGATCAAGACATTACGGCATTGCCTCCAGCCTTGTGGCCACCATGCGCAGCATCGGCATGCTCACGGCCATGACCATCACCACCCTTTTGCTGAGTATGTTCATGGGTAATGCTGAAGTCAGCACGGCCACAGCCCCGGGATTTCTCAAAGCCATGCACACGGCCTTTATGATTTTTGCCCTGCTCAGTGTAGTGGGGATTATTTTCTCCATGGCCCGGGTAGAGCAGGCACCAGGCCCCAACCGGAAACGCTGA